The following proteins are co-located in the Siansivirga zeaxanthinifaciens CC-SAMT-1 genome:
- the pyk gene encoding pyruvate kinase, whose protein sequence is MPLRKKTKIVATLGPASSTKEVLKGMLEEGVNVFRINFSHADYKDVAERIQMIRDLNEEFGFNAAILADLQGPKLRVGVMKDEVVVNPGDEIIFATGERFEGTKERVYMTYKSFPQDAKPGERVLLDDGKLIFEVVSTDGKSEVKTKVIQGGPLKSKKGVNLPNTNISQPALTEKDIEDAIFAIKQDVDWIALSFVRHAEDLMQLRELIEKHCDHKIPIIAKIEKPEAVKNIDSIVSHCDGIMVARGDLGVEVPAEEVPLIQKQLVLRAKKARIPVIIATQMMETMISSLTPTRAEVNDVANSVMDGADAVMLSGETSVGEYPVQVIRQMANILKSVEDSPLIKVPQMPPHIRTNRYITKSICFHAANMANEINAKAISTLTNSGYTAFQISAWRPSCYILVFTSNKRILTQLSLLWGVKAFYYDSFVSTDQTVGDINKIAKKHGFVSKGDMVISLASMPIAEKGMVNTLRVREIVND, encoded by the coding sequence ATGCCATTAAGAAAAAAAACCAAAATAGTAGCCACCTTAGGACCGGCTTCGAGTACAAAAGAAGTATTAAAAGGAATGCTTGAAGAAGGCGTAAATGTATTTAGAATTAATTTCTCGCATGCCGATTATAAAGATGTTGCAGAGCGTATACAAATGATTCGAGATTTAAACGAAGAATTTGGTTTTAATGCTGCAATTTTAGCCGATTTACAAGGGCCAAAACTTCGTGTTGGAGTTATGAAAGATGAAGTTGTTGTAAATCCTGGCGACGAAATTATTTTTGCAACTGGAGAACGTTTTGAAGGAACTAAAGAGCGTGTTTACATGACTTATAAAAGTTTTCCTCAAGATGCAAAACCAGGAGAACGCGTGCTTTTAGACGATGGAAAATTAATTTTTGAAGTTGTTTCAACCGATGGAAAATCTGAGGTAAAAACCAAAGTTATTCAAGGAGGACCATTAAAATCTAAAAAAGGTGTAAATCTACCTAACACAAATATTTCTCAACCTGCATTAACCGAAAAAGATATTGAAGATGCTATTTTCGCTATCAAACAAGATGTCGATTGGATAGCATTATCATTCGTTCGTCATGCTGAAGATTTAATGCAATTACGCGAATTAATCGAGAAACATTGCGACCACAAAATTCCAATTATTGCTAAAATTGAGAAACCAGAAGCGGTTAAAAATATAGATAGTATTGTTTCTCATTGCGACGGTATCATGGTTGCTCGTGGAGATCTAGGTGTTGAAGTTCCTGCAGAAGAAGTGCCATTAATTCAAAAACAATTAGTGTTAAGAGCTAAAAAAGCACGAATTCCTGTAATTATAGCAACCCAAATGATGGAGACTATGATTTCTAGCTTAACACCAACAAGAGCCGAGGTAAACGACGTTGCAAACTCTGTTATGGATGGTGCCGATGCTGTAATGCTTTCTGGTGAAACATCGGTTGGAGAGTATCCAGTTCAGGTTATAAGACAAATGGCAAATATTTTAAAAAGTGTTGAAGATTCGCCACTTATTAAAGTGCCACAAATGCCACCGCATATTCGTACCAATCGCTACATTACAAAATCGATTTGTTTTCATGCCGCCAATATGGCAAACGAAATTAACGCTAAAGCAATTTCAACACTTACAAACAGTGGTTATACGGCTTTTCAAATTTCGGCTTGGAGACCTTCTTGTTATATTTTAGTATTTACTTCAAACAAACGTATTTTAACACAGCTAAGTTTACTTTGGGGAGTTAAGGCTTTCTATTACGATAGTTTTGTATCTACAGATCAAACGGTTGGCGATATTAATAAAATTGCTAAAAAACATGGCTTTGTATCTAAAGGCGATATGGTTATAAGTTTAGCATCTATGCCAATTGCCGAAAAAGGTATGGTTAATACGCTTCGAGTAAGAGAAATTGTAAACGACTAA
- a CDS encoding IPExxxVDY family protein, with product MAVHKLVLEDVFDEVTFTLIAIHCSIKDYRLAYLLNKNLGIRLARKASDLDFSVFNSMYSIFEWEDCKHMATWSLVSNICKTEILQEVNFKSLFDTQEKIIKTNYLIPEYKSVNYFLKIENEYHSGNEKYILDSILKIPQVVTAFSVDTALLKSKDNLIFS from the coding sequence ATGGCTGTACACAAACTTGTTTTAGAAGATGTTTTCGATGAGGTTACATTTACTTTAATAGCAATTCATTGTTCTATTAAAGATTATCGATTAGCATATCTTCTTAATAAAAATTTGGGTATTCGCCTTGCTAGGAAAGCATCAGATTTAGATTTTAGTGTTTTTAATTCTATGTATTCCATTTTCGAATGGGAAGATTGTAAACACATGGCAACTTGGAGTTTAGTAAGTAATATTTGTAAAACCGAAATCCTACAAGAAGTTAATTTCAAGTCTTTATTTGATACACAAGAAAAAATAATAAAAACAAACTATTTAATACCAGAATATAAATCGGTAAACTATTTTTTAAAAATAGAAAATGAATATCATTCGGGTAATGAAAAGTATATTTTAGATAGTATTTTAAAAATACCACAAGTTGTAACAGCCTTTAGTGTTGATACAGCCTTATTAAAATCAAAAGATAATTTAATTTTTAGCTAA
- the rnc gene encoding ribonuclease III has protein sequence MRYIRNILNSRFKRNGNFFMQIHTILGFKPKELKYYKKAFTHRSMNIRDSKGNAINYERLEFLGDAMLSAVIASHLYLEVPSGDEGYLTKMRSKVVSREHLNELGKELNLIKLVESKIPPGQFGDNIHGNLFEALVGAIFLDRGYSYCEKFIYNRVIIPYVDIETLEGKVISYKSLLIEWCQKEKKTFNYNVYDDTGNDEVRHFSVKLTIDDKVVAKARATSKKKAEEKASKRAFFVFQNKMSKMI, from the coding sequence ATGAGATACATTCGTAACATATTAAATTCCCGTTTTAAACGCAACGGGAATTTTTTTATGCAAATTCATACCATTCTTGGATTTAAACCTAAAGAATTAAAATACTACAAAAAAGCGTTTACACATCGCTCTATGAATATAAGAGATAGCAAAGGAAACGCTATTAATTATGAACGATTAGAGTTTTTAGGCGATGCCATGTTAAGTGCTGTAATTGCTTCTCATTTATACCTAGAAGTTCCAAGTGGAGACGAGGGCTACCTTACCAAAATGCGATCTAAGGTAGTAAGTCGAGAGCATTTAAATGAATTAGGAAAAGAATTAAACCTCATTAAATTAGTAGAGAGTAAAATTCCTCCCGGACAATTTGGAGACAATATTCATGGTAATTTATTTGAAGCTCTAGTAGGCGCCATATTTTTAGATAGAGGTTATAGCTATTGCGAAAAGTTTATTTACAATAGAGTTATTATACCATATGTAGATATTGAAACGCTCGAAGGTAAAGTTATAAGTTATAAAAGTTTACTTATAGAATGGTGCCAAAAAGAAAAGAAAACCTTTAATTACAATGTATACGACGATACAGGTAATGATGAGGTTAGGCATTTTTCGGTGAAACTAACCATAGACGATAAAGTCGTTGCCAAAGCAAGAGCCACTTCAAAAAAGAAAGCAGAAGAAAAAGCTTCAAAACGTGCTTTTTTTGTATTTCAGAATAAAATGTCTAAAATGATTTAG
- the fabF gene encoding beta-ketoacyl-ACP synthase II: protein MELKRVVVTGLGALTPIGNTKDEYWEALLSGKSGAAPITYFDTEKFKTKFACELKNFNATDFIDRKLAGRMDRFTQYAMVAADEAILDANLDLDAVNKLRVGVIWGAGIGGLETFQNEVLNFANGDGTPKFNPFFIPKMIADIAPGNISIKYGFMGPNYTTVSACASSANAMFDALNSIRLGHCDVVITGGSEAAVTIAGMGGFNAMHALSTRNESPETASRPFDETRDGFVLGEGAGALVLEEYEHAVARGANIYAEFVGGGLSSDAYHMTAPHPDGNGVIAVMKNCLENAGLKPEDVDHINTHGTSTPLGDVAELKAISEVFGSHAKTININSTKSMTGHLLGAAGAVEAISVILAMQNGIVPPTINHTTVDENIDPELNLTLNKAQKRDIKVAMSNTFGFGGHNACVLFKKLD from the coding sequence ATGGAATTAAAGCGAGTTGTAGTCACAGGATTAGGTGCTTTAACACCAATAGGGAATACCAAAGATGAATATTGGGAAGCCTTATTAAGTGGAAAAAGCGGTGCTGCGCCTATAACCTATTTTGACACCGAGAAGTTTAAAACCAAGTTTGCTTGTGAGTTAAAAAACTTTAATGCTACAGACTTTATAGACCGAAAACTTGCGGGTAGAATGGATCGATTTACGCAATACGCTATGGTAGCAGCAGATGAGGCTATCTTAGATGCGAATTTAGATTTAGATGCCGTAAACAAGTTGCGAGTAGGTGTTATATGGGGTGCAGGTATTGGAGGATTGGAAACTTTTCAAAATGAAGTTTTGAATTTTGCTAACGGTGATGGTACGCCAAAATTCAATCCGTTCTTTATTCCTAAAATGATTGCCGATATTGCTCCGGGTAATATTTCCATTAAATATGGTTTTATGGGTCCGAATTACACAACAGTTTCTGCTTGTGCATCTTCGGCAAATGCTATGTTTGATGCTTTAAACTCGATTCGTTTAGGGCATTGCGATGTAGTTATTACCGGAGGAAGTGAAGCAGCAGTAACTATTGCAGGAATGGGTGGTTTTAATGCGATGCACGCTTTATCTACTAGAAACGAAAGTCCAGAAACAGCTTCTCGTCCCTTTGATGAAACAAGAGATGGTTTCGTGCTTGGAGAAGGTGCAGGAGCACTTGTTTTAGAAGAATATGAGCATGCGGTTGCTAGAGGCGCCAATATTTATGCAGAATTTGTTGGTGGTGGGTTATCATCTGATGCTTACCACATGACGGCACCACATCCAGACGGTAATGGCGTAATAGCTGTAATGAAAAATTGTTTAGAAAATGCTGGACTCAAGCCAGAAGATGTTGACCATATTAATACACATGGTACATCGACACCGCTAGGTGATGTCGCAGAGCTAAAAGCAATTTCTGAAGTTTTTGGAAGTCATGCAAAAACTATAAATATTAACTCAACAAAATCAATGACTGGCCACCTGTTAGGTGCTGCTGGTGCTGTTGAAGCCATCTCAGTAATATTGGCTATGCAAAACGGTATTGTACCGCCAACCATAAACCACACTACTGTCGATGAAAACATTGATCCTGAGTTAAATTTAACTTTAAACAAGGCACAAAAACGCGACATTAAAGTAGCAATGAGTAATACATTTGGATTTGGCGGTCACAACGCTTGTGTATTATTCAAGAAATTAGATTAA
- a CDS encoding acyl carrier protein, producing MSDIASRVKAIIVDKLGVDENEVVTEASFTNDLGADSLDTVELIMEFEKEFDIQIPDDQAENIATVGQAISYIEAAK from the coding sequence ATGTCAGACATTGCATCAAGAGTAAAAGCGATTATCGTAGACAAATTAGGAGTTGATGAAAACGAAGTTGTTACTGAAGCTAGCTTCACAAACGATTTGGGAGCAGACTCTTTAGATACTGTAGAATTAATCATGGAATTCGAAAAAGAATTCGATATTCAAATTCCAGACGACCAAGCAGAGAACATCGCAACAGTTGGTCAAGCTATATCATACATAGAAGCAGCAAAATAA
- the purN gene encoding phosphoribosylglycinamide formyltransferase, giving the protein MKRIVIFASGSGTNAENLIKFFQNSDNASVIQVLTNNPHAKVLDRCKVLGVSALSFNRVAYSKTNDVLNILKASKPDLIVLAGFLWKFPEHILNEFPNKVINVHPALLPKFGGKGMYGIHVHNAVVENKETETGITIHYVNEFYDEGAIIFQAKCEVLKTDTADDVAAKIHELEMEHFPKVVEKLLS; this is encoded by the coding sequence ATGAAACGTATTGTAATTTTTGCGTCCGGAAGTGGTACTAATGCTGAAAATTTAATTAAGTTTTTTCAAAACAGTGATAATGCATCTGTTATTCAGGTGTTAACTAACAATCCTCATGCCAAAGTTTTAGACAGATGTAAAGTTCTTGGAGTAAGCGCGCTTTCATTTAATCGCGTTGCTTATTCAAAAACCAACGATGTCCTTAATATATTAAAAGCTTCTAAACCAGATTTAATAGTTTTAGCAGGATTCTTATGGAAGTTTCCAGAACATATATTAAACGAATTTCCTAATAAAGTTATAAATGTACACCCGGCGCTACTGCCTAAATTTGGAGGAAAAGGCATGTATGGCATACACGTTCATAACGCAGTTGTAGAAAATAAAGAAACTGAAACAGGTATTACCATACATTATGTAAACGAATTTTACGATGAAGGCGCCATTATTTTTCAAGCAAAATGCGAGGTTTTAAAAACAGATACTGCCGATGATGTTGCTGCTAAAATTCATGAATTAGAAATGGAACATTTCCCTAAGGTGGTTGAAAAATTATTATCGTAA
- a CDS encoding ribonuclease H1 domain-containing protein, which translates to MASKKKKYYTVWKGHKTGVFESWNDCKAQINNFEGAQYKSFETFDAAKQALKGNYFDYIGKKTEFKSDLSALQLKKIGLPNYHSISVDAASSGNPGKMEYRGVDTKTKKQLFIQGPFEEGTNNIGEFLAIVHGLALLKKHNSDKLIYTDSKTAISWVKKKTCNTKLERNSKNEKLFELIDRAVNWLKTNTYTTVIVKWETKAWGEIPADFGRK; encoded by the coding sequence ATGGCATCTAAGAAAAAAAAATATTACACCGTTTGGAAAGGCCATAAAACCGGCGTTTTTGAAAGTTGGAACGATTGCAAGGCCCAAATTAATAATTTTGAAGGCGCTCAATACAAATCGTTTGAAACTTTCGATGCTGCAAAACAAGCCCTTAAAGGCAATTATTTCGATTATATTGGCAAAAAAACCGAATTTAAAAGCGACTTATCTGCCTTACAACTCAAGAAAATAGGCTTACCAAATTACCATTCGATCTCGGTTGATGCTGCTTCTAGTGGAAACCCAGGAAAAATGGAATACCGCGGTGTAGATACTAAAACAAAAAAACAACTTTTTATTCAAGGCCCTTTTGAAGAAGGCACTAATAATATTGGTGAGTTTCTTGCCATTGTACATGGTTTGGCGCTTCTTAAAAAACATAATAGCGACAAACTTATTTACACAGACTCTAAAACTGCTATTAGTTGGGTAAAAAAGAAAACTTGCAATACCAAATTAGAACGTAATTCTAAAAACGAAAAGCTATTCGAGTTGATCGATAGAGCTGTTAATTGGCTAAAAACTAACACCTATACTACTGTAATTGTTAAATGGGAAACTAAAGCTTGGGGCGAAATTCCTGCAGATTTTGGTAGAAAATAA
- a CDS encoding PfkB family carbohydrate kinase gives MGKLVIVGTMAFDAIETPFGKTDKILGGAATYIGLSASHFNIDSAAVSVVGGDFPQAYLDFLKNNNIDVSGVEIIKDGKTFFWSGKYHNDMNTRDTLATELNTLADFNPVVPENYRDADIVMLGNLHPIVQSSVLNQMTKKPKLVVLDTMNFWMDSALDDLHNVIKNVDVITINDEEARQLTGEYSLVVAARKIHTMGPKYVIIKKGEHGALLFHNENVFFAPALPLEEVFDPTGAGDTFAGGFVGYLAKTEDTSFENMKNAVIYGSTLASFCVEKFGTERMQNLSNHEVHKRLEQFKKLTQYNIKLT, from the coding sequence ATGGGTAAATTAGTAATAGTTGGCACCATGGCCTTTGATGCTATTGAGACGCCTTTTGGGAAAACCGACAAAATACTTGGAGGCGCAGCCACATACATTGGTTTATCTGCTTCTCATTTTAATATAGACTCTGCAGCTGTATCGGTTGTGGGTGGTGACTTTCCGCAAGCATATTTAGATTTTTTAAAAAACAATAATATTGACGTTTCTGGTGTAGAAATTATAAAAGATGGTAAAACATTTTTTTGGAGTGGTAAATACCACAACGACATGAATACAAGGGATACCTTGGCTACCGAATTAAATACCCTAGCCGATTTTAACCCTGTAGTTCCAGAAAATTATCGCGATGCCGACATCGTTATGTTAGGAAACTTACATCCTATCGTCCAATCTAGTGTTTTAAATCAAATGACTAAAAAACCAAAACTGGTAGTTTTAGATACTATGAATTTTTGGATGGATAGCGCCTTAGATGATTTACACAATGTGATAAAAAACGTAGATGTAATTACCATAAACGATGAAGAAGCTAGACAGCTAACCGGAGAATACTCTCTGGTAGTAGCTGCCAGAAAAATTCATACCATGGGACCTAAATATGTAATTATAAAAAAAGGAGAGCATGGTGCTTTGTTGTTTCATAATGAAAATGTTTTTTTTGCACCGGCTTTACCATTAGAAGAAGTTTTCGATCCAACTGGTGCGGGTGATACCTTTGCTGGAGGTTTTGTAGGTTATCTTGCAAAAACCGAAGACACTTCATTTGAGAATATGAAAAATGCTGTTATATACGGTTCGACCTTAGCATCGTTTTGTGTTGAAAAATTTGGCACCGAACGCATGCAGAATTTATCGAATCATGAAGTCCATAAACGACTTGAGCAGTTTAAGAAATTAACTCAATACAATATAAAACTAACATAA